A single genomic interval of Pseudorasbora parva isolate DD20220531a chromosome 21, ASM2467924v1, whole genome shotgun sequence harbors:
- the faap100 gene encoding Fanconi anemia core complex-associated protein 100 — protein MRCSVEYLSEFSDCQSHSVRIIQDGTNLFLASGHRDVLVFNVEERRVMTVMQFEASVTDLSLSEDKCRLYALCANGGLYCTTISQLSSSTVPVNKSPNHVLDIVSDESIVLKNDSLQAFTIVKKILVTLGLQKSIWSFELYEEPGSRPLRKLACFQVSTVNPCHLNTTDKEKSVNCPPLLTCIYPKGSTSVGAQQSDLHRYLEPRLFRLLFGVDASLVNSPVILCGLPDGRICCFPLLVPTLAGPRGEQRSPIRVLQSLEQPIVFIGTCVSGEHGPQCFIAVGQRGKLLMVRSKQASSEAKEADYSFDEHSVRGPVLCVCVDDKRLYYSSLNDLHTLQFTTISSSEATGTESQRQTLTSDSLGVCRVIALAQPYTNPTGAVQLLGISLSGRLLRVNLPQASEKGNVSSLPSSLAGQRVKDLLASIGNIWERAESLKHKLQEKNKSLKRLNQVINVCSLLLDTNGNEKKLNMGTNQPISCHGVARWSSLLQRDSLTLTCVLENSSGCTLEHGWTLCIQVHPLSQYSNIESSSRTYSFPLRKLDSNQKLDVTIPLESSDELSLPVKVYCSLTFSLASLFSPDASSPGVSQLLTETGSISAPLNSLIVDWLDALRLEGSFSHGHIRHDSVTDGIQAFLRARGVLTKDCDTTSKSGPVAVVIRVSSELLKAKLHISVTSSLETCTSVLNWLVSPEKSVQSPVVCAYSPDGCPVKIMAKEVTLGDLCSEGPLEVLEIRVESTSVAAVCGLHHAILRRLQVLLRDSTVKGCHTKQLKAQSLCEAVRYIESLYKDLQDAQNQAALGGAMTTNKSSEILFRIFLQLRANPLVIL, from the exons ATGCGGTGTAGTGTGGAGTATTTGTCTGAGTTCAGTGACTGTCAGTCACACTCAGTGCGCATCATTCAGGACGGCACGAATCTTTTCTTGGCCAGTGGACACAGAGATGTGCTCGTATTCAACGTCGAGGAGAGGAGAGTCATG ACCGTGATGCAGTTTGAAGCTTCAGTGACAGATTTGTCATTAAGTGAGGACAAATGTCGGCTTTATGCACTTTGCGCTAACGGTGGGCTTTACTGCACAACTATTTCACAGCTCAG TTCTTCCACTGTCCCTGTAAACAAAAGTCCTAACCATGTGCTGGATATTGTATCAGATGAGTCCATTGTCCTGAAAAATGACAGTCTGCAAGCATTCACCATAGTCAAAAAGATCCTTGTGACTCTTGGTCTTCAGAAGTCCATCTGGAGTTTTGAGCTCTACGAAGAGCCTGGATCTAGACCTCTTCGTAAACTTGCATGTTTCCAGGTTTCAACTGTAAACCCATGCCATTTAAACACAACAGACAAAGAAAAAAGTGTGAACTGTCCTCCATTACTAACTTGCATCTACCCGAAAGGCTCCACATCAGTTGGCGCTCAACAGTCTGACCTCCATCGTTATCTTGAGCCCCGTCTTTTCAGGCTCTTATTCGGAGTGGATGCCTCTTTAGTCAATTCTCCAGTCATTCTATGTGGTTTACCTGATGGACGTATTTGCTGCTTCCCTTTGCTCGTCCCCACCCTGGCTGGTCCAAGAGGAGAGCAGAGATCTCCAATCAGAGTCCTTCAGAGCTTAGAGCAGCCAATCGTATTTATTGGAACCTGTGTCTCCGGAGAACACGGACCTCAGTGTTTCATCGCAGTTGGTCAAAGAGGCAAACTTCTAATGGTCAGAAGCAAACAAGCAAGCTcggaagcaaaagaggcagattaTA GTTTCGATGAGCATAGTGTGCGAGGACCAgtgctgtgtgtttgtgttgatgATAAACGGCTGTACTACAGCTCTCTCAATGACCTACACACACTTCAGTTCACTACAATATCTTCATCAGAAGCCACAGGAACTGAGTCTCAGCGGCAAACTCTGACCTCAGACAGTCTTGGTGTGTGCAGGGTTATAGCACTTGCTCAGCCATATACTAACCCAACAG GAGCTGTGCAGCTTTTGGGCATATCTTTGAGTGGAAGACTGCTTCGAGTGAACCTTCCTCAAGCATCTGAAAAAGGAAATGTGTCCAGTTTACCTTCATCTCTAGCAGGCCAAAGAGTGAAGGACCTCCTGGCTTCTATCGGAAACATCTGGGAGAG GGCAGAATCCTTGAAACACAAGCTTCAGGAGAAAAACAAGTCTCTCAAACGTCTGAATCAAGTCATAAATGTTTGCAGCCTACTGTTGGACACCAATGGAAATGAAAAAAAGCTTAATATGGGCACCAACCAGCCAATTAGTTGTCATGGTGTGGCTAGATGGAGCTCATTGCTCCAAAGAGACTCTTTGACTCTTACATGTGTGCTTGAAAATTCAAGTGGATGTACATTGGAACATGGCTGGACTCTGTGCATTCAGGTCCACCCATTATCCCAATATTCAAATATTGAGAGCTCATCCAGGACATACTCATTCCCACTGAGGAAACTTGATTCTAATCAAAAACTGGATGTAACAATTCCTCTTGAAAGCAGTGATGAGCTGTCTCTGCCAGTGAAGGTCTACTGTTCTCTCACCTTCTCCCTCGCCAGTCTGTTTAGCCCTGATGCATCTTCTCCTGGTGTTTCCCAACTCCTAACCGAGACGGGCTCCatcagtgcacctttaaattctTTAATAGTGGACTGGCTTGATGCTTTAAGGCTAGAGGGATCGTTTTCTCATGGTCACATCAGACATGACAGTGTCACAGATGGCATTCAAGCCTTCCTGCGTGCCAGAGGAGTGTTAACCAAAGATTGTGATACTACTTCCAAGTCAGGACCTGTTGCAGTGGTGATCAGAGTATCATCCGAGCTTCTAAAGGCCAAACTGCACATCTCAGTAACCAGCAGTTTAGAAACATGCACGTCTGTGCTAAACTGGTTGGTATCACCTGAGAAGTCTGTACAAAGTCCAGTGGTTTGTGCCTACAGCCCAGATGGATGCCCTGTCAAGATTATGGCCAAAGAG GTGACACTGGGAGATTTATGTTCTGAAGGACCTCTTGAAGTCCTGGAGATTCGGGTGGAAAGTACATCTGTGGCAGCAGTGTGTGGATTGCATCATGCCATTCTGAGACGATTGCAG GTCTTGCTGAGAGACTCGACTGTAAAAGGTTGCCATACAAAGCAGTTGAAAGCACAGAGCTTGTGTGAAGCTGTACGGTACATTGAG TCTCTTTATAAAGATCTCCAGGATGCTCAAAATCAAGCAGCTCTTGGTGGTGCAATGACAACAAATAAGAGCTCTGAGATCTTGTTCCGCATTTTTCTGCAGCTGAGGGCAAACCCACTGGTCATTCTCTGA